Proteins encoded together in one Micromonospora auratinigra window:
- a CDS encoding TioE family transcriptional regulator has translation MRRLRPADLAREHGLSTQAVRNYERDGHLPPAERTASGYRIYTERHAAALRAYLSVVAAHGHPTAGQIMRALHDGEPDRALTAIDRSHQRLLRDRATLDAVRAAVGHLTAAEPADIAPDDPVPRSIGELAHRLDLTPATLRNWEDAGILAPARDPRTGHRVFRAADLRDAQLAHLLRRGGYPLSAIATVVQQIRTAGGTDALTRALDDWQRRLTGQGLAMLTAAARLDDYLSRHAEGPSPGMA, from the coding sequence ATGCGCAGACTGCGGCCGGCCGACCTGGCCCGCGAGCACGGCCTCTCGACCCAGGCGGTCCGCAACTACGAGCGGGACGGTCACCTCCCGCCCGCCGAGCGCACCGCGAGCGGCTACCGGATCTACACCGAGCGGCACGCGGCGGCGCTGCGGGCGTACCTCTCCGTGGTGGCCGCCCACGGCCACCCGACCGCCGGGCAGATCATGCGGGCGTTGCACGACGGCGAGCCGGACCGCGCGCTGACCGCGATCGACCGGAGCCACCAGCGGTTGCTGCGCGACCGGGCGACCCTCGACGCGGTACGCGCCGCCGTCGGCCACCTGACCGCCGCCGAGCCCGCCGACATCGCGCCGGACGACCCGGTTCCGCGCAGCATCGGCGAGCTGGCGCACCGGCTCGACCTCACCCCGGCCACCCTGCGCAACTGGGAGGACGCCGGCATCCTCGCCCCCGCCCGGGACCCGCGCACCGGCCACCGCGTCTTCCGTGCGGCCGACCTCCGCGATGCGCAGCTCGCCCACCTGCTCCGCCGTGGCGGCTACCCGTTGTCGGCGATCGCCACCGTGGTCCAGCAGATCCGCACGGCCGGCGGCACCGACGCGCTGACCCGGGCCCTGGACGACTGGCAGCGCAGGCTGACCGGGCAGGGCCTGGCGATGCTCACCGCCGCCGCCCGGCTCGACGACTACCTGAGCCGTCACGCCGAGGGCCCGTCGCCAGGGATGGCCTAG
- the bluB gene encoding 5,6-dimethylbenzimidazole synthase, translating to MDLYDAIHRRRDVRAEFTGEPVPEAVLDRILTAAHAAPSVGNSQPWDFVLVRDPQTRRRFHAHVRAERDTFAATLTGDAADRFTRIKIDGVLESTLSVVVTYDPDRGGPAVLGRHAIADAGLYSVCLAIQNLWLAATAEGLGVGWVSFYREPFLADLLGLPARVRPVGWLCLGPVTHLQAVPDLVRHGWRTPRPLAAAVHAERWPG from the coding sequence GTGGACCTGTACGACGCCATCCACCGCCGTCGGGACGTACGCGCCGAGTTCACCGGGGAGCCGGTGCCGGAGGCCGTACTGGACCGGATCCTCACCGCCGCGCACGCCGCGCCGAGCGTCGGCAACTCGCAGCCCTGGGACTTCGTGCTGGTCCGTGACCCGCAGACCCGGCGGCGTTTCCACGCGCACGTCCGGGCCGAGCGGGACACCTTCGCCGCCACGCTGACCGGGGACGCGGCCGACCGGTTCACCCGGATCAAGATCGACGGGGTGCTGGAGTCGACGCTCTCCGTCGTGGTCACGTACGACCCGGACCGGGGTGGGCCGGCGGTGCTGGGCCGGCACGCCATCGCCGACGCGGGTCTCTACTCGGTCTGCCTGGCGATCCAGAACCTGTGGCTGGCCGCCACCGCAGAGGGACTCGGCGTCGGCTGGGTCTCCTTCTACCGGGAGCCGTTCCTGGCCGACCTGCTCGGCCTGCCCGCCCGGGTACGTCCGGTCGGCTGGCTCTGCCTCGGCCCGGTGACCCACCTCCAGGCCGTACCCGACCTGGTCCGGCACGGCTGGCGTACGCCCCGCCCGCTGGCCGCCGCCGTGCACGCCGAGCGCTGGCCGGGCTGA
- a CDS encoding Rieske 2Fe-2S domain-containing protein, translated as MREFLTRLEQATALDRVGDRLQRAVQGTLRSQRVRDVLHGVFLGHPLHPAMVQVPVGAWISAAVVDLLPGQRRAATALVGVGTVSALPAAVAGFNDWAALSRDQRRVGLVHAAANTVGLALYASSLAARLNGRHGAGRALAYLGLSAASAGAYLGGHLAYKQGAQVNQSISDLHLISDGWHGVGELAELPQRKLVTREIDDVSVILYRHGDDVTVMLERCPHQSGPLGEGEVQEIDGHACVVCPWHGSAFRLNGGEVVHGPAANDQAILPTRVVDGRVEARLP; from the coding sequence GTGCGCGAATTCTTGACGAGACTCGAACAGGCCACGGCGCTGGACCGGGTGGGCGACCGGTTGCAGCGCGCCGTCCAGGGCACCCTGCGTTCCCAGCGGGTCCGGGACGTGCTGCACGGCGTCTTCCTCGGCCACCCGCTGCACCCGGCCATGGTGCAGGTGCCGGTCGGCGCGTGGATCTCCGCCGCCGTCGTGGACCTGCTGCCGGGCCAGCGCCGGGCCGCCACCGCCCTGGTCGGCGTCGGCACGGTCAGCGCGCTACCGGCGGCGGTGGCGGGGTTCAACGACTGGGCGGCGCTCTCCCGCGACCAGCGCCGGGTGGGCCTGGTGCACGCCGCCGCGAACACCGTCGGGCTGGCCCTCTACGCGAGTTCGCTGGCCGCCCGGCTGAACGGCCGGCACGGTGCCGGCCGCGCGCTGGCGTATCTGGGGCTGTCGGCGGCGAGCGCCGGGGCGTACCTGGGTGGACACCTCGCCTACAAGCAGGGGGCGCAGGTCAACCAGAGCATCTCCGACCTGCACCTGATCAGCGACGGCTGGCACGGCGTGGGGGAGCTGGCCGAGCTGCCGCAACGGAAGCTGGTCACCCGCGAGATCGACGACGTCTCGGTGATCCTCTACCGGCACGGTGACGACGTCACCGTCATGCTGGAGCGCTGCCCCCACCAGAGCGGGCCGCTCGGCGAGGGCGAGGTACAGGAGATCGACGGGCACGCCTGCGTGGTCTGCCCCTGGCACGGCAGTGCCTTCCGCCTCAACGGTGGCGAGGTGGTGCACGGTCCGGCCGCCAACGACCAGGCCATCCTGCCCACCCGCGTCGTCGACGGCCGCGTCGAGGCCCGCCTTCCGTAG